Genomic window (Bacillus pumilus):
CAAAAGAGCTCTTAGTCAAAACAGGTCAAGAGCAAGTCCAAACAGTTGTATATGATTCATATAGTCCAGTGGAATATAACCGAACTGGTGAGTTAAAGGCTTCTTTTGTTGTAGCAAATGAATCAAATGGAATCTCTCTAGATAACGTGCGAGCAGATGATGGACGAGATGTTGCAACAGTTGTTGAGACTGGCGAAGGATACCAATTTCCTGACGAATATGGTTATGGTTATGGCGATCCCCGTCCTTTTATGGGCAACACTACAGAAAAATTGAAACACAGTGGTGCTCTATTGGAAGCTGCTATGAAAGATGTTCGCAAGGCTGGTTACAAGACAATCAAATAGCCTGGCGGTGAATTTTTAAATGAGCAAAGAAATCGAACAAAATATGCTCCGCAAAAGAGCGCAGAAGCTCCCTGAAGTTACAGATGAAATGTGGGCACAGGTTGACCAAGAACATCAGGAATTGGTGTCAGAGTTTCTAGATGCCAACTCATTCAGGGATAAAACTAGAAAGCAGTACAATTCCACCCTTCGCCAATTTTTCTGGTGGGTACACACTTCTTTAAATGGCAAGAAGCTTTATAAAATTACCAAAAGGGATTTTATAAGATATCAGAGCTTCTTAAAAAATCGTGGTATGTCTTCGAGTGGAATATCATTGAAAAAAGCTTCAGTATCATCTCTTAATAATTATATTGAGAGTATTGTTGCAGAAGAAGAACAAAACTATAAAGCTTTTAGAAATTTCACCCGTGGCCTACCTGCAATTCCTAAGACAGTTACATATGAAAAAGTTAAAGTTACATATGATGATTACAAGCTGATGATGGACACATTAAAAGAAGATGAAAATTACCTTGGTATGGCTTGGTTAGCGACAGCATTCAATGTTGGTGCTAGAAGAGCTGAAATTGTACAGTTTAAAACGGAGATACTTGATTATCCCATCAAGGAAGGCAACCCTTACATTACCGCTCACAAAATAATCGGTAAAGGCAGAGGTGAGGGAAAACAATTGGAATATATGGTTAACTTAGAGGCTTTAGAATACATGCGAATATGGAAAGAAAAACGTGGATATGATCATGACTATATCTTTACGACTCAATATGGCGGAGAACCAAAACAGATGTCGGAGTCTTGGGCAGATTATTTTTGTTCAGATGTACTTTCTGACATTCTTGGCAGACGTATCAATCCCCATCTATTCAAGGCATCATGTATTACTTATCTCCTTGAAGTTAAGAAGGTCAAATTGGAATTGGTCAGCAAGAAAATAGCGCATCATGAAGATGTTTCAACAACAATTAAACACTATGACTTAAGAGATTTCGAGGAAGAAAAAAATCAAATTTTTAGTTGAAATCCCTCTTTTATTCAGAATCAAGATCCTTCTTTTGAGGGATTTTGCTTATGGTTAAAATACAAACACCTTTAATCATTTGGTTCTTGGTGATAAGATCAGAATAGCAATTGTGCATATCTGAAAGTGTTAGGAGTAATACATATGCCTAGTCTATGTGAACGACTGAAACAACTGCGATATGTTTACCGACCTAAATTGACTCAGCAAGCTCTTTCAGAGGAATTGAATATTACTAGAGCAGCATATGCTAGATACGAAACTGGCGATAACGAGCCAGACATTGAAACTCTGATAAGTTTAGCTAAATTTTACAACGTAAGCATTGAGTATTTGATAACAGGAAAAAGAAACATAAGGTGTACTAACTTATTTTCTCATAGGGTTAATCCTAAACTAGTAATGCTTTACTACGAGCTTCAGGATGCGCCTGATGATAAATTAGATCAATTAATTCATTTCTGGGAATATATTAAGTTTAAAGACAGATGAGTTTACCTCATTGGAATAATCAGGGTATATTTTGTGCATAATGGAAATAATATAAGTTAATTCTCTTCCCAATAATTAAGTCTAGTGTTACAATTATTTTATTAACGTAAAGGTGGGATAGCTATGGGCAAAGTACTAACCATGTTACCATCCCTTGATAGAGCAAAAGTAAACCAAGCGATAAGCCAAAAACACAAAAGACGCAGTCTTCTCAGTCAAGCATTCGCTGAATTAAAACAAGAGACTGGCATTGATCATCGTAAAGTTATAAACGGAGATACAAAAGAAAAAAACCGTTTAAAGATGAAGCAATACCAAGATGCACTAAAAGACAAATAATTGTACACTTGGGGAGAGAAGATTGTTTTATGGCCAAATTTAATCAAAACAGAAGTTTTTTTAGAGGCGAAGTATACTTTGTTAACTTTCCTAGAGAGCCGAAATTAGGTAAGGAAAGCTCTAGAATTATGGAAGGCCCTCACAGGGCAGTAGTTCTATTTGACAGTACGTTTCCTAGAAAGACTGTAGTAGTCTTGCCTATAACATCCCTGTACTCTGATAAAAATACAACTAAGGACACTATATCCTCTGATGTTATACTGAAGAGACTTGAGTATACAAACTTAAATGGCAATGACGCTATATATAACAATACAATCACACGTGATTCATTCATAAAAGTTGATCAGATAAGGTCTGTTTCGAGAAATTACCTTGAACGGCATGTAGGTAAAATCTTAGAAAAAGACATGGTAAAAGTTGATTTACAGCTTATCAATGTTCTAAGTCTTCAAGAGACTATTGAAGAGATCATCGAACAGCGTGTTGAGGAAAGATTGTTGGAAATTGTTGAGCAGCAAGAAATTGAAAATAATCAAGATTG
Coding sequences:
- a CDS encoding helix-turn-helix domain-containing protein, producing the protein MPSLCERLKQLRYVYRPKLTQQALSEELNITRAAYARYETGDNEPDIETLISLAKFYNVSIEYLITGKRNIRCTNLFSHRVNPKLVMLYYELQDAPDDKLDQLIHFWEYIKFKDR
- a CDS encoding tyrosine-type recombinase/integrase codes for the protein MSKEIEQNMLRKRAQKLPEVTDEMWAQVDQEHQELVSEFLDANSFRDKTRKQYNSTLRQFFWWVHTSLNGKKLYKITKRDFIRYQSFLKNRGMSSSGISLKKASVSSLNNYIESIVAEEEQNYKAFRNFTRGLPAIPKTVTYEKVKVTYDDYKLMMDTLKEDENYLGMAWLATAFNVGARRAEIVQFKTEILDYPIKEGNPYITAHKIIGKGRGEGKQLEYMVNLEALEYMRIWKEKRGYDHDYIFTTQYGGEPKQMSESWADYFCSDVLSDILGRRINPHLFKASCITYLLEVKKVKLELVSKKIAHHEDVSTTIKHYDLRDFEEEKNQIFS
- a CDS encoding type II toxin-antitoxin system PemK/MazF family toxin, producing MAKFNQNRSFFRGEVYFVNFPREPKLGKESSRIMEGPHRAVVLFDSTFPRKTVVVLPITSLYSDKNTTKDTISSDVILKRLEYTNLNGNDAIYNNTITRDSFIKVDQIRSVSRNYLERHVGKILEKDMVKVDLQLINVLSLQETIEEIIEQRVEERLLEIVEQQEIENNQD